The Candidatus Dormiibacterota bacterium sequence CCGCAGCCGGGAGGAGTATGCCGGCGCCGCGCCCGCGATCGCCCTGCTCCCCTGGTTCTCCGCCCGGGCGGCGGTGGCCTGAGATGGCGACCGATCTCGGCCGGGTGCGCGCGCTGGTCGCGGCCGAGCGCGGGCTCGCGGTGGTGTCGACGCTGCGGTCGGACGGGTCGGTGCACAGCGCGGTGGTGAACGCCGGGGTGACCACCCACCCGGTGACCAATGCGGAGGTGGTGGGCTACGTCGCCATCGGCAGCGCGCTCAAGCTCCGCCACCTCCGCGCCCGGCCGCGGGCCACGGTGACCTGGCGGGTCGGCTTCCGCTGGCAGACCGTCGAGGGCGCGGTCACGCTGATCGGGCCGGACGACCCGCTGGAGGGCGTCGAGCCGGCGGATCTGCCGCAGCTGCTCCGCGACGTCTACCTCTCCACCGGCGCCACCCACGACGACTGGCCGACCTACGACCGGGTCATGGCCGAGGAGCGCCGCTGCATCGTGCTGGTGCGGCCCGAGCGCGGGTACGGGGTGGGCTGACCCGGGAAGCCCGCGACACGCGTCGGTGCGCGACGCCACCCGTGTGCATGAGGGCCGGGCCGCTGTGACGATCGCGTGCGGACCCGGCGGTCAGCGCTCCGGCGGCTACAGTGCTGTCGTCGGTCCTCGACAACGGCAAACTCACCGTGAGGTGAGGACGCAAAGCCACGGGTCTCATCGAGACAGCCGGGCTACCGAAGGGGTCACCCACGGACCGGCGGAGATGGGGGTCTGCACATGGCAGCGACATCGGCTCTTTCCGTGGCGCCCGCGCTGATCCAGGAGTCGCCGCCGGCGACGCTCGGCGACGACGTCGAGGACGTCCTCGCCACCCTGACGCCCCGCGAGCGCCGCGTCCTCCTGCTGCGCTACGTGTTGGTCGACTCCCGGGAGCGCACCGCCGAGGAGGTGGGCAGGCGCCTCGGCGTCCCCGGCGAGCGGATCACCCGC is a genomic window containing:
- a CDS encoding pyridoxamine 5'-phosphate oxidase translates to MATDLGRVRALVAAERGLAVVSTLRSDGSVHSAVVNAGVTTHPVTNAEVVGYVAIGSALKLRHLRARPRATVTWRVGFRWQTVEGAVTLIGPDDPLEGVEPADLPQLLRDVYLSTGATHDDWPTYDRVMAEERRCIVLVRPERGYGVG
- a CDS encoding sigma factor-like helix-turn-helix DNA-binding protein, with protein sequence MAPALIQESPPATLGDDVEDVLATLTPRERRVLLLRYVLVDSRERTAEEVGRRLGVPGERITRIEAEALAKLEMSSGRGRYTTL